One region of Triticum aestivum cultivar Chinese Spring chromosome 6B, IWGSC CS RefSeq v2.1, whole genome shotgun sequence genomic DNA includes:
- the LOC123135377 gene encoding putative receptor-like protein kinase At4g00960 isoform X6, translating into MGDQSVLERIVNGDEDPKDLPLPLLQSITNDFSHERKIGQGGFGEVYKGVLTNGITVVVKRIIITLATIDDILFRREVYSLMTINHQNVVRFFGFCSNTHHKAMKESRSGEINLVNVRERLLCFEYISNGSLDKHITDELRGLEWETRYEIITGICKGLRYLHEEKSIIHLDLKPSNILLDDRMVPRIIDFGLARPSENSHDMGQHFGTRGYIAPEYEHEGETSVKSDIYSLGAIIIQLITGHFSFPNKNNVIRRWRHRWSKPPTLLQYQQVTKCIEMAVRCRKQEPEDRPSISEIISILTESESTDERTVQMIPCYVEDDMLGIKPLELKLPSELKEEISSFTVELTNATRHCIAFNILLQNRQQYEGQPDKGIVQPESKFDVKIVLPPFGERYHADMFIVQSMKVSDDLIHKVITESMFHEEAGKVVDEVNLMVVYEPTKPQENLESREDTNMPAEEAPMAKERDGVEFASKKGNLGSSEKAEKKLLDSNASPMSFPIDFLKSITCDFSTDLVLGEGGFGAVYKMNLRALSGI; encoded by the exons ATGGGGGACCAAAGTGTGCTGGAGCGGATAGTTAACGGAGACGAGGACCCGAAGGATCTGCCATTACCACTGTTACAAAGCATCACCAATGATTTCTCTCATGAGAGAAAAATTGGTCAGGGTGGATTTGGAGAGGTTTACAAG GGTGTACTCACAAACGGGATTACTGTTGTTGTGAAGAGAATCATTATTACCTTAGCCACAATTGATGACATACTATTTCGTCGTGAGGTCTATAGCCTGATGACCATCAATCATCAAAATGTAGTCCGGTTTTTTGGCTTCTGTTCTAATACACATCATAAGGCGATGAAAGAGTCTCGGTCAGGAGAAATTAACCTTGTCAACGTAAGAGAAAGATTGCTCTGTTTCGAGTACATCAGCAATGGAAGCCTTGATAAGCATATTACTG ACGAATTAAGGGGACTTGAATGGGAAACACGTTATGAGATAATCACCGGAATTTGTAAGGGTCTACGTTATCTTCACGAGGAAAAAAGTATCATTCATCTGGACCTTAAACCATCAAATATATTACTAGATGATCGTATGGTCCCCAGAATTATAGATTTTGGTTTGGCAAGACCAAGTGAAAACTCACATGATATGGGTCAACATTTTGGAACACG AGGATATATCGCTCCGGAATACGAGCATGAAGGCGAAACTTCAGTGAAGTCTGACATATATAGTTTGGGTGCCATAATCATACAATTAATAACGGGGCATTTCAGTTTCCCTAACAAAAATAAT GTAATTCGAAGGTGGAGACACAGGTGGAGTAAGCCACCGACGTTATTACAATATCAGCAGGTAACTAAATGCATTGAAATGGCAGTACGCTGCAGGAAGCAAGAACCGGAAGATCGACCTTCTATATCAGAAATAATCAGCATCCTGACTGAATCTGAAAGCACGGATGAGCGCACTGTCCAG ATGATTCCTTGTTACGTTGAAGATGACATGCTTGGTATTAAGCCGCTTGAACTAAAGCTTCCTTCTGAGCTTAAGGAGGAGATATCATCCTTCACAGTTGAGCTAACCAATGCTACACGTCATTGCATTGCCTTTAACATCCTACTACAAAACAGACAACAGTACGAAGGGCAACCAGACAAAGGCATTGTGCAACCAGAATCCAAGTTTGATGTGAAGATAGTGCTGCCACCATTTGGAGAAAGATACCATGCCGACATGTTCATCGTGCAGAGCATGAAAGTGAGTGATGATCTTATTCATAAGGTTATCACAGAAAGCATGTTCCATGAAGAGGCTGGTAAAGTTGTCGATGAGGTCAATTTGATGGTTGTATATGAGCCTACGAAGCCCCAAGAAAATTTAGAGAGTAGGGAAGACACCAACATGCCCGCTGAGGAAGCCCCCATG GCAAAAGAGAGAGACGGTGTTGAGTTTGCTTCCAAAAAGGGGAATCTTGGTAGCAGCGAAAAAGCAG AGAAGAAGCTACTGGATTCAAATGCATCACCCATGTCTTTTCCAATTGATTTTTTGAAGTCCATCACATGTGATTTTTCCACTGACTTAGTACTAGGCGAAGGTGGGTTTGGAGCGGTTTACAAG ATGAATCTTCGGGCCTTGAGTGGGATATGA